The following are encoded in a window of Mycobacteroides chelonae CCUG 47445 genomic DNA:
- the whiA gene encoding DNA-binding protein WhiA: MTAEVKDELSRLVVTQVSSRRAEVASLLRFAGGLHIVSGRVVVEAEVDQGSIARRLRKDIFDLYGYNAVVHVLSAGGIRKTTRYVVRVAKDGEALARQTGLLDLRGRPVRGLPAQVVGGSVADAEAAWRGAFLAHGSLTEPGRSSALEVSCPGPEAALALVGAARRLGVSAKAREVRGSDRVVVRDGEAIGALLTRMGAQDTRLTWEERRMRREVRATANRLANFDDANLRRSARAAVAAAARVERALEILGDTVPDHLAAAGKLRVEHRQASLEELGRLADPVMTKDAVAGRIRRLLSMADRKAKTDGIPDTESAVTPELLEEA, from the coding sequence ATGACCGCCGAGGTCAAAGACGAACTGAGCCGCCTGGTGGTGACTCAGGTCAGTAGCCGCCGCGCCGAGGTCGCGTCGCTGCTGCGGTTCGCCGGCGGACTGCATATCGTCAGCGGCCGGGTTGTCGTCGAGGCAGAAGTCGACCAGGGCAGCATCGCGCGGCGTCTCCGCAAGGACATCTTCGATCTGTACGGCTATAACGCCGTGGTGCACGTGTTGTCCGCGGGCGGTATCCGCAAGACCACTCGTTATGTGGTCCGCGTCGCCAAGGACGGAGAAGCGTTGGCGCGGCAGACCGGTCTGCTCGATCTGCGGGGCCGCCCGGTGCGCGGGCTGCCCGCACAGGTAGTCGGCGGCAGCGTGGCCGATGCCGAGGCCGCCTGGCGTGGCGCGTTCCTGGCACACGGCTCGCTGACAGAACCCGGCCGGTCATCGGCGCTGGAGGTCAGCTGCCCGGGGCCGGAGGCCGCGCTGGCCCTGGTGGGTGCGGCCCGACGGCTCGGCGTGAGCGCCAAGGCGCGTGAGGTACGGGGCAGTGATCGGGTGGTGGTTCGCGATGGCGAGGCCATCGGTGCCCTGCTCACCCGGATGGGCGCGCAGGACACCCGACTGACGTGGGAAGAACGCCGGATGCGCCGCGAAGTGCGGGCGACGGCGAACAGGCTCGCGAATTTCGACGACGCGAACCTGCGCAGGTCCGCGCGTGCTGCGGTTGCTGCGGCTGCGCGCGTGGAGCGTGCCCTGGAAATCCTCGGCGACACGGTGCCCGACCACCTCGCGGCCGCCGGAAAGCTGCGCGTTGAGCACCGGCAGGCCTCACTTGAGGAGCTGGGCCGCCTCGCCGATCCAGTGATGACCAAAGATGCTGTCGCGGGCCGTATTCGGCGATTGCTCTCGATGGCCGACCGTAAGGCCAAGACCGACGGCATCCCCGATACCGAGTCCGCGGTGACCCCGGAGCTGCTCGAAGAGGCGTAG